In the Mus pahari chromosome 19, PAHARI_EIJ_v1.1, whole genome shotgun sequence genome, one interval contains:
- the LOC110336847 gene encoding LOW QUALITY PROTEIN: vomeronasal type-2 receptor 116-like (The sequence of the model RefSeq protein was modified relative to this genomic sequence to represent the inferred CDS: inserted 1 base in 1 codon) codes for MLISWIFISCFLQMPILLCSYRSSECLVKMNYRLKRKGNVVIVGLFPAYTVYPLNKTIDWSMLKFNKEVMIEFKLRNYQCILAMRFAIEEINSNPFLLPNTSLGFEINNVPHGQRYTLVKLFSSLSGSNYDIPNYISARESNSAAVLTGPSWIISENIGALLDLYKFPQLTFGPFDSLLCEQRQFPSLYQVAPKDTSLTSGIVSLTLHFHWIWVGLFIIDDDKGAQILSDLRSEMDENGICIAFVEMIPVIKGSFFTKPWKNQVQILESSSNVIIIYGDSDSLLSLIVNIKQKLLTWKVWVLISQWDVSKFDXYFMVDSLHGALIFSHHREEIPNFTDFLQKSNPSKYPEDTYLHVLWHSFFNCSFVKKDCKISQNCLPNASLGFLPGNVFDMAMSEESYNVYSAVYVVAHSLHEMILNQVQFQSHENGKKIVFFPWQLHPFLRKTQLINRDGTNVVLDQKRKSHVEYDILNFWNFPKGLGLNVKVGTFSSNAPKDQKLSISSNMIQWATGSTEIPQSVCSESCHPGFRKTHQEDKAACCFDCTPCSENEVSNETDMDQCVKCPETHYANTEKIHCLQKTVTFLDYDDLLGKILCFMSLGFSLLTAAVLGVFLKNRDTPIVKANNLTLSYTLLITLTLCFLCPLLFIGHPSTATCVLQQNIFGLLFTVALSTVLAKTITVVIAFKITAPGRVRRWLLISRAPNFIIPLCTLIQVVLSGIWLTTSPFIDKDAHSEHGHIIIICNKGSAIAFHCTLGYLGALALGSYFMAFLSRNLPDTFNEAKFLAFSMLVFCSVWVTFLPVYHSTKGKIMVAMEVFSILASSTSLLGIIFVPKCYIILLRPERNSLCYIRDKTYARQKNTFLTPSFCASEIKHR; via the exons TTTTGGCCATGAGGTTTGCCATTGAGGAGATCAACAGCAACCCCTTTCTTTTACCCAACACATCCCTGGGATTTGAGATCAATAATGTCCCACATGGTCAAAGGTACACTCTGGTAAAACTTTTTAGCTCACTTTCAGGGTCTAATTATGACATCCCTAACTATATAAGTGCAAGAGAGAGCAATTCAGCTGCTGTACTGACTGGACCATCATGGATAATATCTGAAAACATAGGAGCCCTGCTGGATCTTTACAAATTTCCACAG CTTACTTTTGGGCCCTTTGATAGTCTCCTGTGTGAACAAAGGCAGTTTCCTTCTCTCTACCAGGTGGCCCCCAAGGATACATCTCTGACAAGCGGCATTGTATCTTTGACTCTTCATTTCCACTGGATCTGGGTGGGGTTATTCATCATAGATGATGACAAAGGTGCCCAGATTCTATCAGATTTGAGGAGTGAGATGGATGAAAATGGAATCTGCATAGCATTTGTAGAAATGATCCCAGTCATCAAGGGTTCATTTTTTACCAAACCCTGGAAAAATCAGGTGCAGATCTTAGAATCATCATCGAATGTGATTATTATTTACGGGGATTCTGATTCTCTATTAAGCTTAATAGTGAATATTAAACAGAAGTTACTCACATGGAAAGTCTGGGTACTGATCTCACAATGGGATGTTTCTAAATTTG GATATTTCATGGTAGACTCATTGCATGGAGCTCTTATTTTTTCACACCATCGTGAGGAGATTCCTAATTTTACAGATTTTTTGCAGAAATCCAACCCTTCCAAATACCCGGAAGACACTTATCTTCATGTATTGTGGCACTCATTCTTCAATTGCTCATTTGTTAAGAAAGATTGTAAAATTTCACAAAACTGTTTGCCTAATGCCTCCTTGGGATTCTTGCCTGGGAACGTATTTGACATGGCCATGAGTGAAGAGAGTTACAATGTATACAGTGCTGTGTATGTTGTGGCCCACAGTCTCCATGAGATGATTCTCAATCAAGTACAATTTCAAAgtcatgaaaatggaaaaaagataGTATTCTTCCCTTGGCAG CTTCACCCATTTCTAAGGAAAACACAACTCATCAATCGGGATGGAACGAATGTGGTTCTGGATCAGAAAAGGAAATCACATGTTGAATATGACATTCTCAACTTTTGGAATTTCCCAAAAGGTCTTGGGCTAAATGTGAAAGtaggaacattttcttcaaaTGCTCCAAAGGACCAGAAATTATCCATATCTTCTAACATGATACAGTGGGCCACAGGATCGACAGAG ATTCCACAGTCTGTATGCAGTGAGAGCTGTCATCCTGGATTCAGGAAAACCCACCAGGAGGACAAGGCTGCCTGCTGCTTTGACTGCACTCCTTGTTCAGAGAATGAGGTTTCCAATGAGACAG ATATGGATCAGTGTGTGAAGTGTCCAGAAACTCATTACGCAAACACAGAGAAGATACACTGCCTACAGAAAACTGTGACTTTTCTGGACTATGATGACCTCTTGGGAAAGATACTTTGTTTCATGTCTCTGGGCTTCTCCTTGCTCACAGCTGCTGTTCTTGGGGTATTTCTTAAGAACAGAGATACCCCCATTGTCAAGGCCAATAACCTGACTCTTAGTTACACCCTGCTCATCACTCTGACCCTCTGTTTTCTCTGTCCCTTGCTCTTCATCGGTCATCCTAGCACAGCCACCTGTGTCCTGCAGCAAAATATTTTTGGACTTCTCTTCACCGTGGCTCTTTCCACTGTGTTGGCCAAAACTATCACTGTAGTTATAGCCTTCAAGATCACTGCTCCAGGAAGAGTTAGAAGATGGCTGCTGATATCAAGGGCCCCTAATTTCATTATCCCCTTATGTACCCTGATCCAAGTTGTTCTTTCTGGAATTTGGCTGACAACATCTCCCTTTATTGATAAAGATGCTCACTCAGAACATGGACACATCATCATCATTTGCAACAAAGGCTCAGCTATTGCATTTCACTGCACCTTGGGATACTTGGGAGCACTAGCCTTAGGGAGCTACTTTATGGCTTTCTTgtccagaaatctgcctgacacCTTCAATGAAGCCAAGTTCCTGGCTTTCAGCATGCTGGTGTTCTGCAGTGTCTGGgtcaccttcctccctgtctaCCACAGTACCAAGGGGAAGATCATGGTGGCTATGGAAGTCTTCTCTATCTTGGCTTCCAGCACATCACTCTTAGGCATCATCTTTGTCCCCAAGTGCTACATCATATTATTAAGGCCAGAAAGGAACTCGCTTTGTTATATCAGAGACAAAACATATGCGAGGCAAAAAAACACCTTCTTAACACCTAGCTTCTGTGCTTCTGAAATTAAACATCGTTGA